In the Myxococcus fulvus genome, one interval contains:
- a CDS encoding sterol desaturase family protein, which yields MSINVYAIATPFVIALALGEFIYCVAKRNGYYSFQDSIASVGTAVLNQCVNVAVALMVLPLFTLLGELSLWRIDSTSPWALLGLFLGVDFLFYWFHRFGHRTNIGWAAHSPHHSTEELNYAVALRASVTQRLFSFLFYWPLVVIGFSPEAVLAMVAFHLVLQFIPHTRVIPKLPRWIESWLNTPSHHRVHHARNDVYIDKNYAGFLIIWDKMFGTYREETEECSYGVTTPPNTWDPTVINFQFWAKLCSDAVKTRSWWDKLRLWVMPTGWRPADLPARVETKWNQTGVEVKFQSTELPNIRGYLVFQMIASMPFMLLVSHHASPLAGWQKLMLSVFFWGMATAWGGMMESKRWGLPLEMARVFAMGGAVTLWLVQANAPMSWRALTVGWLAVTLVWLSISRVSSRSASPVPGGASTS from the coding sequence ATGTCCATCAACGTCTACGCCATCGCCACGCCCTTCGTCATCGCGCTGGCGCTGGGCGAGTTCATCTACTGCGTGGCGAAGCGCAACGGCTACTACAGCTTCCAGGACTCCATCGCGAGCGTGGGCACCGCGGTCCTCAACCAGTGCGTCAACGTGGCCGTGGCGCTGATGGTGCTGCCCCTGTTCACGCTGCTGGGCGAGCTGTCCCTGTGGCGCATCGACAGCACGTCACCGTGGGCCCTGCTCGGGCTCTTCCTGGGCGTCGACTTCCTCTTCTACTGGTTCCACCGCTTCGGGCACCGCACCAACATCGGCTGGGCCGCGCACTCGCCGCACCACTCCACCGAGGAGCTCAACTACGCGGTGGCCCTGCGCGCCAGCGTCACCCAGCGGCTGTTCTCGTTCCTGTTCTACTGGCCGCTCGTCGTCATCGGCTTCTCGCCGGAGGCCGTGCTCGCCATGGTGGCCTTCCACCTGGTGCTCCAGTTCATCCCCCACACCCGCGTCATCCCCAAGCTGCCCCGGTGGATTGAGTCCTGGCTCAACACGCCCTCGCACCACCGCGTGCACCACGCGCGCAATGACGTCTACATCGACAAGAACTACGCGGGCTTCCTCATCATCTGGGACAAGATGTTCGGCACGTACCGGGAGGAGACGGAGGAGTGCTCCTACGGCGTCACCACGCCGCCCAACACGTGGGACCCCACCGTCATCAACTTCCAGTTCTGGGCGAAGCTGTGCAGCGACGCGGTGAAGACGCGCAGCTGGTGGGACAAGCTGCGGCTGTGGGTGATGCCCACCGGCTGGCGCCCCGCGGACCTGCCGGCCCGCGTGGAGACGAAGTGGAACCAGACGGGCGTCGAGGTGAAGTTCCAGTCCACCGAGCTGCCCAACATCCGTGGCTACCTCGTCTTCCAGATGATTGCGTCGATGCCCTTCATGCTGCTGGTCAGCCACCACGCCTCGCCGCTGGCGGGCTGGCAGAAGCTGATGCTCAGCGTCTTCTTCTGGGGCATGGCCACCGCGTGGGGCGGGATGATGGAGTCCAAGCGCTGGGGCCTGCCGCTGGAGATGGCGCGGGTGTTCGCCATGGGGGGCGCCGTGACGTTGTGGCTCGTCCAGGCGAACGCGCCCATGTCGTGGCGGGCGCTCACCGTGGGTTGGCTCGCGGTGACGCTCGTGTGGCTGAGCATCTCGCGAGTGAGCAGCCGGAGCGCGTCGCCCGTGCCCGGTGGCGCGAGCACCTCATGA
- a CDS encoding EcsC family protein produces the protein MAFYDSVAERLAFMKKLTPAELKKLGSARLSDIVLQETKRARVRVAELEKRYPRADTRELAQRLVDDKKNLASMVGGISGVFGLVALPADLLFMSYLQIILLTDVATLYKVNLKSERARGEMLDLFGYANGLGPVQRSSPKVMGKLAAMVLEKGGMHTLGRAMPLVAAPITAYFNNQHIQRVGEQAVRFYEGFDKAHAKAKAQRPQQAG, from the coding sequence ATGGCCTTCTACGACAGCGTGGCCGAGCGGCTGGCCTTCATGAAGAAGCTGACCCCGGCGGAGCTCAAGAAGCTCGGCTCGGCGCGGCTGTCGGACATCGTCCTGCAGGAGACGAAGCGGGCCCGGGTGCGGGTGGCGGAGCTGGAGAAGCGCTACCCCCGCGCGGACACCCGGGAGCTGGCCCAACGTCTGGTGGACGACAAGAAGAACCTGGCCAGCATGGTGGGCGGCATCAGCGGCGTCTTCGGCCTGGTGGCCCTGCCGGCGGACCTGCTGTTCATGTCCTATCTGCAGATCATCCTGCTCACGGACGTGGCCACGCTCTACAAGGTGAACCTCAAGAGCGAGCGCGCCCGGGGGGAGATGTTGGATTTGTTCGGCTACGCCAACGGCCTGGGCCCCGTGCAGCGCTCCAGCCCCAAGGTGATGGGGAAGCTGGCGGCGATGGTGCTGGAGAAGGGCGGGATGCACACGCTGGGACGGGCCATGCCGCTGGTCGCCGCCCCCATCACCGCGTACTTCAACAACCAGCACATCCAGCGCGTGGGTGAGCAGGCCGTGCGCTTCTACGAGGGCTTCGACAAGGCCCACGCCAAGGCCAAGGCCCAGCGCCCCCAGCAGGCGGGGTGA
- a CDS encoding Crp/Fnr family transcriptional regulator has protein sequence MRFPTLYEQLAPLGPIPPSEWERAESFAREQAVERKAHFLRPGDPADRFAVVLQGVFRLVRVSARGGESVKAFRAEGELLGAYAEMLQRQPSMTSIEALEPARVLVFRTQDFQALEEGHTCWVRVARRVAERHFLLKERREQEFLELSAEERLDTFWAEHPHLRGRVPQRDVAAYLGITEVALSRIMSRRRKRTE, from the coding sequence GTGAGATTCCCGACGCTCTACGAGCAGCTCGCCCCGCTCGGTCCCATTCCCCCGAGTGAATGGGAGCGCGCCGAGTCGTTCGCGAGGGAGCAGGCGGTGGAGCGCAAGGCCCACTTCCTGCGTCCCGGAGACCCGGCGGACCGCTTCGCCGTGGTGCTCCAGGGCGTGTTCCGCCTGGTGCGCGTCTCCGCGCGAGGCGGCGAGTCGGTGAAGGCGTTCCGCGCCGAGGGTGAGCTCCTGGGCGCCTACGCGGAGATGCTCCAACGTCAGCCGTCGATGACGTCCATCGAGGCGCTGGAGCCCGCGCGGGTGCTGGTGTTCCGCACCCAGGACTTCCAGGCGCTGGAGGAGGGCCACACGTGCTGGGTGCGCGTGGCGCGCCGCGTCGCCGAGCGGCACTTCCTGCTGAAGGAGCGCCGTGAGCAGGAGTTCCTGGAGCTGTCCGCGGAGGAGCGGCTGGACACCTTCTGGGCGGAGCACCCGCACCTGCGCGGCCGTGTACCGCAGCGCGACGTGGCGGCCTACCTGGGCATCACCGAGGTGGCCCTGAGCCGCATCATGTCCAGACGGCGCAAGCGCACCGAGTGA
- a CDS encoding Ig-like domain-containing protein, giving the protein MRFTHATALLTTCALLALTGCDNDDPTPTPPDGGTTTDAGPDAGDTAPPTVTGTTPEADAVDVAPGSAITVRFSEPVQRDTGTVSATEDNAALTLETGHWEDQGRTLIAHPTQPLRAGARVEVTVSGYRDVAGNPLAAPHRFSFRVGEDVARPHVVSSNPAEGATGVLPVQTHKVGTNTALRRLVTVTFNEKMDVAEGRVTLRDQTTPANAPRSLTGTWSDDALTLTVSIPRPESDLPPLEEDSRYSLDLTLLRNQAGHALDTAHASLGDGRLDFTTGERDGVTEHACGHALLEAPVTLTAGASPTAMYPATDAPHEFYELTLPANGAAFLGYSEVVSDERDRPVILYLNQDVPIVVHDVTEAETVVPSTVTPAPQVCLPAITHTLKFTAPAGDRFLRLTYGPTPLEKFTFVFERY; this is encoded by the coding sequence ATGCGCTTCACTCACGCCACCGCGCTGCTGACCACCTGTGCCCTGCTGGCCCTGACGGGCTGCGACAATGACGACCCCACGCCCACGCCTCCGGATGGAGGCACGACGACGGACGCGGGCCCCGACGCGGGCGACACCGCGCCGCCCACGGTGACGGGCACCACCCCCGAAGCCGACGCGGTGGACGTGGCGCCCGGCAGCGCCATCACCGTGCGCTTCAGCGAGCCCGTCCAGCGGGACACGGGCACGGTGAGCGCCACCGAGGACAACGCCGCCCTCACCCTGGAGACGGGGCACTGGGAGGACCAGGGCCGCACGCTCATCGCGCATCCCACGCAACCGCTTCGCGCCGGCGCGCGGGTGGAGGTCACGGTCTCCGGGTATCGGGACGTGGCCGGCAATCCCCTGGCCGCGCCCCACCGGTTCTCGTTCCGGGTGGGCGAGGACGTGGCGCGTCCCCATGTCGTGTCCTCGAATCCGGCCGAGGGCGCCACGGGCGTGCTGCCCGTGCAGACGCACAAGGTCGGCACGAACACGGCGCTGCGGCGGCTGGTCACCGTGACATTCAACGAGAAGATGGACGTCGCGGAGGGCCGGGTGACGCTGCGGGACCAGACCACGCCCGCCAACGCGCCGCGCTCGCTGACGGGGACCTGGTCCGACGACGCACTGACGCTCACCGTCTCCATCCCGCGTCCGGAGTCGGACCTGCCGCCGCTGGAGGAGGACAGCCGCTACTCGCTGGACCTCACGCTCCTGCGCAACCAGGCGGGCCACGCGCTGGACACGGCGCACGCGAGCCTGGGTGACGGACGGCTCGACTTCACCACGGGCGAGCGGGACGGCGTCACCGAGCATGCCTGCGGCCACGCGCTCCTGGAGGCCCCCGTCACCCTCACGGCCGGCGCGTCCCCCACGGCCATGTATCCCGCGACGGACGCGCCCCACGAGTTCTACGAGCTGACGCTCCCAGCGAACGGCGCCGCGTTCCTCGGCTACTCGGAGGTCGTCTCGGACGAGCGCGACCGGCCGGTCATCCTGTACCTGAACCAGGACGTGCCCATCGTGGTGCACGACGTGACGGAGGCCGAGACGGTGGTCCCCTCCACGGTGACGCCCGCGCCGCAGGTCTGCCTGCCCGCCATCACCCACACGCTGAAGTTCACCGCGCCCGCCGGTGACCGCTTCCTGCGCCTCACCTACGGCCCGACGCCGCTGGAGAAGTTCACCTTCGTCTTCGAGCGGTACTGA
- a CDS encoding alpha/beta hydrolase, which translates to MAGAHTHICSIRRLAWVLGLVALAACSRGGSSSQARTLKLEPCQLEGLAPQAQCGTLEVFENQETKTGRKLSLRVAVVPALAAQPQPDPLVFLAGGPGQAATRLGAVLRAVEPIRRQRDIVLVDMRGTGDSSPLDCEVLPKDDAALAEYFKEDDLAPRIRACRERWDADVRQYTTPIAMADLDEVRAALGYEKLNLWGGSYGTRAALVYMRQYPERVRTAILDGVAPMGLYLPLYMPRDAQRSLDLLLAHCEKDTACEKTFPRLRARTEGLLEQLSQAPVRVRVPHPRTGVPEDIVLTRQAFVGALFGLLYSAEDSSLVPLMLDRVTQGDWAPLVALTVGRGERTEKVMSRGLQLAVICAEDAPFLDPAALEREAKGTWFGAGMGQEMMKACEGWPKATLPEGFREAVVSDVPTLLLSGELDPVTPPAWAEEAKRTLKNSLHVEVPGVGHNTLGVDCVRKLMVDLVANGRVDTLKPACGAGLARPPFFTSFAGPVP; encoded by the coding sequence TTGGCCGGGGCCCATACCCACATCTGCTCCATCCGCCGCCTGGCCTGGGTCCTCGGACTCGTGGCGCTGGCGGCCTGCTCGCGCGGAGGCTCATCCTCCCAGGCGCGCACCTTGAAGCTCGAGCCCTGCCAGCTGGAGGGGCTGGCGCCCCAGGCGCAGTGCGGCACGCTGGAGGTCTTCGAGAACCAGGAGACGAAGACGGGCCGCAAGCTGTCCCTGCGCGTGGCGGTGGTGCCTGCGCTGGCGGCGCAGCCCCAGCCCGACCCCCTGGTGTTCCTGGCGGGAGGGCCCGGGCAGGCGGCCACCCGGCTGGGCGCCGTGCTGCGCGCGGTGGAGCCCATCCGCCGCCAGCGCGACATCGTGCTGGTGGACATGCGCGGCACGGGGGACTCGAGCCCGCTGGACTGCGAGGTCCTCCCGAAGGACGACGCCGCGCTGGCCGAGTACTTCAAGGAAGACGACCTGGCGCCGCGCATCCGCGCGTGCCGGGAGCGCTGGGACGCGGACGTGCGGCAGTACACCACGCCCATCGCCATGGCGGACCTGGACGAGGTGCGCGCGGCGCTGGGGTACGAGAAGCTCAACCTCTGGGGCGGCTCCTACGGCACGCGCGCGGCGCTGGTGTACATGCGCCAGTACCCGGAGCGGGTGCGCACCGCCATCCTGGACGGCGTGGCGCCCATGGGGTTGTACCTGCCGCTGTACATGCCTCGCGACGCGCAGCGCTCGCTGGACCTGCTCTTGGCCCACTGTGAGAAGGATACGGCCTGCGAGAAGACCTTTCCCCGGCTGCGCGCGCGCACGGAAGGACTGCTGGAGCAGCTCTCCCAGGCGCCGGTGCGGGTGAGGGTGCCCCATCCGCGCACGGGCGTGCCGGAGGACATCGTGCTGACGCGCCAGGCCTTCGTCGGGGCGCTGTTCGGGCTGCTGTACAGCGCGGAGGACTCGTCGCTGGTGCCGCTGATGCTGGACCGGGTGACGCAGGGCGACTGGGCGCCGCTCGTGGCGCTGACCGTGGGACGCGGCGAGCGGACGGAGAAGGTGATGAGCCGGGGGCTGCAGCTGGCCGTCATCTGCGCGGAGGACGCCCCGTTCCTGGACCCGGCCGCGCTGGAGCGCGAGGCGAAGGGGACGTGGTTCGGCGCGGGGATGGGCCAGGAGATGATGAAGGCGTGCGAGGGCTGGCCGAAGGCGACGCTGCCCGAGGGCTTCCGCGAGGCGGTGGTGTCGGACGTGCCCACGCTGCTGCTCTCCGGAGAGCTGGACCCGGTGACGCCTCCGGCCTGGGCGGAGGAGGCGAAGCGCACGCTGAAGAACAGCCTGCACGTGGAGGTCCCGGGCGTGGGGCACAACACGCTGGGGGTCGACTGCGTGCGCAAGCTGATGGTGGACCTGGTGGCCAACGGTCGGGTGGACACGCTGAAGCCCGCGTGCGGCGCGGGACTCGCCAGGCCGCCCTTCTTCACGTCCTTCGCCGGACCGGTACCCTGA
- a CDS encoding TonB family protein translates to MWIAMLVMCAMGALEEVPITPPVPVEAAAPSMPVDAPVLERPATVVLRLTIDEAGEVSRAEVQSSAGRVFDRAAMEAAVRWRFQPARRGEAPLEVRVDVPVHFVPEAAGGVGAHHHGEAMAATAVPARGSGATGDRSSVAGAESPSDEPGSATASRSPRGASVRSSAAGAVVPSDEPGSATASRSSREASARSAATGAESPSDEPGSAKASHRSMESSAHGSAAGDASPSDATSLASSTQAGSATGALALDESEGSASSGEQGATTEAKSSERILSTTVRDVAAAPPPVAVGDFHIEVGQLADVPRNSASDLMLLAPGVMLANHGGEGHAETVFIRGFDAGEGKDVEMRLNGVPLNEVSHAHGHGYADTYFIIPELVDALRVTEGPYDASQGDFGVAGTVEYQLGLKRRGLTTSVSYGSFASRRLALVWGPPESSEATFVGLLLRQGDGFGPNRSYANASAMAQVELLLGDDTRLRLLGTSYGARFASAGVVRETDVVDSRLPCAPDADSQFFCFYDENQGGASQRHIVSAELQSRLKRGGRLVQQGYVVLRQTRIRDNFTGFMQDTPPVGQSQRGDTAEGFYRGNTLGLRGRYIPGVTLLGEARPLELGYVARYDDVRARSRRLRDSGGAPYATLYDNQVRTTNLGGYASLRVPLRPWLTLRAGLRLDTFLFGVEDLNRPAVDRDGPRLTDESVDAYGFFASPRASAEVKLSPRLTWMTSAGLGARSSDAAALSDAELAPYARVASGETGLGWRLEGEGRPYTLEARGAVFATRVSQDFVFDERLGRNQPIGASQRLGAFATGRFVWSEWMDVQASIAWARATLPTPGASAWKLWDGAVMPYIPALLGRLDASVRGDVTLAGERVGWNVALGHSAVGPRPLPLDRYSAPVFLFDVATRARWSWVEFGVSVENALDTRWRETELNYVSNFRGADAPASLLATRHFTAGPPRTFRGTLTLYLDFEEDSP, encoded by the coding sequence GTGTGGATTGCGATGCTGGTGATGTGTGCGATGGGGGCGCTGGAGGAGGTGCCCATCACACCGCCGGTTCCGGTGGAGGCGGCGGCGCCGTCGATGCCCGTGGATGCGCCGGTGTTGGAGCGGCCGGCGACGGTGGTGTTGCGGCTGACCATCGACGAGGCGGGGGAGGTGTCGCGCGCGGAGGTGCAGTCCTCGGCGGGGCGGGTGTTCGACCGGGCGGCGATGGAGGCAGCGGTGCGGTGGCGCTTCCAGCCGGCGCGGCGGGGTGAGGCGCCGCTCGAGGTGCGGGTGGATGTGCCGGTGCACTTCGTGCCGGAGGCAGCGGGTGGCGTGGGGGCGCACCATCATGGTGAGGCGATGGCCGCCACGGCGGTGCCGGCGCGAGGGAGTGGAGCGACGGGCGACCGTTCTTCGGTGGCTGGCGCTGAATCGCCGAGCGATGAGCCCGGCTCCGCGACGGCGTCCCGCTCGCCGCGGGGAGCTTCGGTTCGAAGCTCGGCGGCTGGTGCTGTCGTGCCGAGCGATGAGCCCGGCTCCGCGACGGCGTCCCGCTCTTCGCGGGAGGCTTCGGCTCGAAGCGCGGCGACTGGCGCCGAATCGCCGAGCGATGAGCCCGGCTCCGCGAAGGCGTCACACCGGTCGATGGAGTCGTCGGCTCACGGCTCGGCGGCTGGTGATGCATCACCGAGCGATGCGACAAGCCTCGCGTCATCGACGCAAGCCGGCTCCGCTACGGGCGCTTTGGCCCTGGACGAATCGGAGGGTTCGGCCTCGTCTGGGGAGCAGGGCGCCACGACGGAGGCGAAGTCCTCCGAGCGGATCCTCTCCACCACCGTCCGCGACGTCGCCGCCGCGCCTCCGCCTGTCGCGGTGGGAGACTTCCATATCGAGGTGGGGCAGCTCGCGGACGTGCCGCGCAACTCGGCCTCCGACCTGATGCTGCTCGCGCCCGGCGTGATGCTCGCGAACCACGGTGGAGAAGGACACGCGGAGACGGTGTTCATCCGGGGCTTCGACGCGGGCGAGGGCAAGGACGTGGAGATGCGCCTCAACGGCGTGCCCCTCAACGAGGTCTCCCACGCGCACGGTCACGGCTACGCGGACACGTATTTCATCATCCCGGAGCTGGTGGACGCGCTGCGCGTCACCGAAGGCCCCTATGACGCGTCCCAGGGTGACTTCGGCGTGGCGGGCACGGTGGAGTACCAGCTCGGGCTGAAGCGCCGGGGGCTCACCACGTCGGTCAGCTATGGCAGCTTCGCCTCGCGTCGGCTCGCGCTGGTGTGGGGGCCGCCCGAGTCCAGTGAGGCCACCTTCGTGGGACTGCTCCTGCGTCAGGGCGACGGCTTCGGGCCGAATCGCTCCTACGCCAATGCGAGCGCCATGGCGCAGGTGGAGTTGTTGCTCGGTGATGACACCCGGCTGCGGTTGCTCGGCACGAGCTACGGCGCGCGCTTCGCCTCCGCGGGGGTGGTGCGAGAGACGGACGTGGTGGACTCGCGGCTGCCCTGCGCGCCGGACGCGGACTCGCAGTTCTTCTGCTTCTACGACGAGAACCAGGGCGGCGCGAGCCAGCGCCACATCGTCTCCGCGGAGCTCCAGTCGCGGCTGAAGCGCGGCGGAAGGCTGGTGCAGCAGGGGTACGTGGTGCTGCGCCAGACGCGCATCCGCGACAACTTCACGGGCTTCATGCAGGACACCCCGCCCGTCGGTCAGTCCCAGCGAGGCGACACGGCGGAGGGCTTCTATCGGGGCAACACGCTGGGCCTGCGCGGCCGGTACATCCCCGGTGTCACGCTGCTGGGTGAAGCCCGTCCGCTGGAGCTGGGCTACGTGGCCCGCTACGACGACGTGCGCGCGCGCTCACGCAGGCTGAGGGACAGCGGCGGCGCGCCCTACGCCACGCTCTACGACAACCAGGTGCGCACCACGAACCTGGGGGGCTACGCGTCCCTGCGCGTCCCTCTCCGTCCCTGGCTCACGCTGCGCGCGGGCCTGCGGCTGGACACGTTCCTGTTCGGCGTGGAGGACCTGAACCGTCCCGCGGTGGACCGGGATGGGCCTCGGCTCACGGACGAGTCTGTCGATGCCTATGGTTTCTTCGCCAGTCCCCGGGCCAGCGCGGAGGTGAAGCTGTCCCCCCGGCTCACGTGGATGACGAGCGCGGGGCTCGGCGCGCGCTCCAGTGACGCGGCCGCGCTGTCCGACGCGGAGCTGGCGCCGTATGCGCGGGTGGCCTCGGGAGAGACGGGACTCGGCTGGAGACTGGAGGGCGAGGGGCGGCCGTACACCCTGGAGGCGCGCGGTGCTGTCTTCGCGACCCGTGTGTCGCAGGACTTCGTCTTCGACGAGCGCCTGGGCCGCAACCAGCCCATCGGCGCGTCGCAGCGCCTGGGTGCCTTCGCCACGGGCCGCTTCGTGTGGAGTGAGTGGATGGACGTGCAGGCCTCCATCGCCTGGGCGAGAGCCACGCTGCCCACGCCCGGCGCGTCCGCGTGGAAGCTGTGGGACGGCGCGGTGATGCCGTACATCCCGGCGCTGCTGGGGCGGCTGGATGCGTCGGTGCGCGGCGACGTCACGCTCGCGGGGGAGCGGGTGGGGTGGAACGTGGCGCTGGGACACAGCGCCGTGGGGCCTCGGCCGCTTCCGCTCGACCGCTACAGCGCGCCCGTCTTCCTCTTCGATGTGGCCACACGCGCGCGCTGGAGCTGGGTGGAGTTCGGCGTGTCCGTGGAAAACGCGCTCGATACGCGCTGGCGTGAGACGGAGCTCAACTACGTCTCCAACTTCCGTGGCGCGGATGCACCTGCCTCGCTGCTCGCCACGCGGCACTTCACCGCCGGGCCTCCGCGCACCTTCCGCGGCACCCTCACGCTGTATCTGGACTTCGAGGAGGACTCTCCATGA
- a CDS encoding DUF2378 family protein: MDSPAHLQARMALCRPEHLVLDLFVHCLRESIARRMGQSLAIAAQAPIPSVPARGAPTHRPASDYLALLHEGALSVGAKLGEDYAAAVEQLSFTAASHVFSAPVGEMVMAITGEDPHRGLSVGSGLAGATSTFGEREYERVSDTTARLSFKDEFFGPAWCSGLVRSGLLQTNPERRFRVELESGEPPYKDFSLLIHW; this comes from the coding sequence ATGGACTCTCCCGCGCACCTGCAAGCCCGCATGGCTCTCTGCCGTCCCGAACACCTGGTGCTCGACCTGTTCGTCCACTGTCTCAGGGAGAGCATCGCCAGGAGGATGGGCCAGTCACTCGCCATCGCCGCCCAAGCCCCCATCCCCTCCGTCCCCGCGCGCGGCGCGCCCACCCACCGGCCCGCCAGCGACTACCTGGCGCTGCTCCACGAGGGCGCCCTGTCCGTGGGAGCGAAGCTGGGCGAGGACTACGCGGCCGCCGTGGAGCAGCTGTCCTTCACCGCCGCCTCCCACGTCTTCTCCGCCCCCGTGGGCGAGATGGTCATGGCCATCACCGGCGAGGACCCGCACCGCGGCCTGTCCGTGGGCTCGGGCCTGGCGGGCGCGACCAGCACCTTCGGCGAGCGCGAGTACGAGCGCGTCTCCGACACCACCGCGCGCCTGAGCTTCAAGGACGAGTTCTTCGGCCCCGCGTGGTGCAGCGGCCTGGTGCGCAGCGGCCTCCTGCAGACCAACCCCGAGCGCCGCTTCCGCGTCGAGCTGGAGTCGGGCGAGCCGCCCTACAAGGACTTCTCCCTGCTCATCCACTGGTGA
- the panD gene encoding aspartate 1-decarboxylase, whose protein sequence is MRRILFKSKIHRATVTQADLDYEGSVTIDLNLLRAADIIANEKVAIWNVTQGTRLETYALEGEPGSGVICINGAAAHLNKPGDLVIIATFAEVEDAEAREWKPKVVFVDAANRIVPGQTEEIPGPARRIA, encoded by the coding sequence ATGCGCCGCATCCTCTTCAAGTCCAAGATCCACCGCGCGACGGTGACCCAGGCCGACCTCGACTACGAGGGCTCGGTCACCATCGACCTGAACCTCCTGCGTGCGGCGGACATCATCGCCAACGAGAAGGTGGCCATCTGGAACGTCACCCAGGGCACGCGCCTGGAGACGTACGCCCTCGAGGGTGAGCCCGGCAGCGGCGTCATCTGCATCAACGGCGCCGCCGCGCACCTCAACAAGCCCGGCGACCTGGTCATCATCGCGACCTTCGCCGAGGTGGAGGACGCCGAGGCCCGGGAGTGGAAGCCCAAGGTCGTCTTCGTCGACGCGGCCAACCGGATCGTCCCCGGCCAGACGGAGGAGATTCCGGGGCCCGCTCGCCGGATTGCCTGA
- a CDS encoding MarR family winged helix-turn-helix transcriptional regulator: MTELSAEVRVQVARLRNLVIDVARCGALASPLGALPHHELDPMEVQAIWWLKAESLLPVNVLADRLGGIALPRLSRLLDRLEDAKLVQRERSVRHDRRRVRVRLTEQGRALAENADSVVQERMARLLMPLGGEQRSALMDLLEGWVEALGCWNRAEEQAAEEAEANHRAQAHRPRLAAVEDVGVTANAA; encoded by the coding sequence ATGACCGAGCTTTCGGCGGAAGTGCGTGTTCAGGTGGCGCGGTTACGGAACCTGGTCATCGACGTAGCGCGGTGTGGCGCGCTCGCCAGTCCCCTGGGTGCCTTGCCTCACCATGAGCTGGACCCCATGGAGGTCCAGGCCATCTGGTGGTTGAAGGCCGAGAGCCTGCTGCCCGTCAACGTGCTCGCCGACCGCCTGGGCGGCATCGCCCTGCCCCGACTGAGCCGGCTGCTGGACCGGTTGGAGGATGCGAAGCTCGTGCAGCGCGAGCGCTCGGTGCGGCATGACCGTCGGCGCGTGCGCGTGCGGCTCACCGAGCAGGGACGGGCGCTTGCGGAGAACGCGGACTCGGTGGTGCAGGAGCGCATGGCGCGCCTGTTGATGCCACTGGGCGGCGAGCAGCGCAGCGCGCTGATGGATTTGCTCGAGGGCTGGGTGGAGGCGCTGGGCTGCTGGAACCGCGCCGAGGAGCAGGCCGCTGAAGAGGCCGAGGCGAACCACCGGGCCCAGGCGCATCGACCTCGACTCGCCGCCGTCGAGGACGTAGGCGTCACCGCCAACGCGGCCTGA
- a CDS encoding LEA type 2 family protein gives MPTMKRVALVLFALCFTTLAGCAGLQSALKKAFKKPTLTFKTARLSSASLSDATVDLVYEVNNPNGFGLELASVDYSFFVEGKQVVAGKPRKGLNLKANGRSELVFPANVRFADIVPVVETFLNKDRAAYKAQGSVGVQTPIGVLSFPLQKEGAFDVPKIPQVAFQPPRITNIGLTSATVEFPLAITNRNSFPLPVAGITGALKVAGADVGTLSTGNLGMLDGSGTKQVTLPLTINFARAASAAVALRSGGNAKLSLDGKLTSDSQSVPLNLSQLVNIVK, from the coding sequence ATGCCCACGATGAAACGCGTCGCCCTCGTCCTGTTCGCCCTCTGCTTCACCACGCTCGCCGGCTGCGCTGGCCTGCAGAGCGCGCTGAAGAAGGCCTTCAAGAAGCCCACCCTCACCTTCAAGACGGCGCGGCTGTCCAGCGCGTCGCTCTCCGACGCCACCGTCGACCTGGTCTACGAGGTCAACAACCCCAACGGCTTCGGTCTGGAGCTGGCCTCGGTGGACTACTCGTTCTTCGTCGAGGGCAAGCAGGTGGTGGCCGGCAAGCCTCGCAAGGGCCTGAACCTCAAGGCCAATGGCAGGAGCGAGCTGGTCTTCCCCGCCAACGTGCGCTTCGCGGACATCGTCCCCGTGGTGGAGACCTTCCTCAACAAGGACCGCGCCGCCTACAAGGCCCAGGGCAGCGTCGGCGTGCAGACGCCCATCGGCGTGCTCTCCTTCCCCCTCCAGAAGGAGGGCGCGTTCGACGTTCCCAAGATTCCCCAGGTCGCCTTCCAGCCCCCGCGCATCACCAACATCGGGCTGACCAGCGCCACCGTCGAGTTCCCCCTGGCCATCACCAACCGCAACAGCTTCCCCCTGCCCGTCGCCGGAATCACCGGCGCGCTCAAGGTCGCCGGCGCGGATGTGGGTACGCTGTCCACCGGCAACCTGGGCATGCTCGACGGCAGCGGGACGAAGCAGGTGACGCTGCCGCTCACCATCAACTTCGCCCGGGCCGCCTCCGCCGCCGTGGCCCTGCGCTCGGGGGGCAACGCCAAGCTGAGCCTGGACGGCAAGCTGACCTCGGACTCGCAGTCCGTCCCGCTGAACCTGAGCCAGCTGGTCAACATCGTGAAATGA